A segment of the Flavobacteriales bacterium genome:
TGAAGTGGCCATCACCGGGGTTGGGGAAGATGGTAAAGCCGCGATGGTCCGCATCTTCTTCTATACTGGTGATGATGGCTTGGAAGGGCTCGGAGATGGCGGAGCAACCATTGGCATCCGTCACCACTACTTGGTAGCTACCGCCGGTCGTGATCTCCAGCGCGGCTCCGTCCTCACCGGGGAGCACCGTGCCGTTTAGCGTCCATACATGTTCCGAGCCGGGCGGATCGCACGTGAGTGTGGTGCCGTTCTGAGTGATGCTCGGCGTTGGGGGCAGCGGAAGTACCGTGATGCTCTCACTGGCACTGACCACACATCCCTCCAAGTCGGTGTAGGTAACGATTACGTCAAGGTCCACGTCGGGTGCATAGCTCTGTGTGCTGCCGCTCGCGCCGCCAGGGTTCCAGAGAAGATCGCCACCGGGCGGTGTGGGGGTCGCGGACAAGTTGACTGTGTCCCCGAGGCAAACGGCGTTCTGGTCCGAGGTCAAATTCAATGTGGGAGCGGGACAGGCCAGCTTGACAAGGAGGCCGTCATCCGTGAGCCCACCATCCCCATGGACTTCTTGAAAGCTGCCTGGCGTGGCGATGCCTGTGGAGGTAGTCGTTCCGGAGATCAGGAGGTTCCCGAATACGTCCACAGCGATCCCTAGTCCACGGTCATCGCCGCTGCCACCGTAGTACGTGCCCCAATCCAATTGACCAGCTGGCGTGAACCGCGCAACCACCATATCGTCGCCACCCGCATTGTTGGATTGTACCGCTCCGAGTGTTGCGATGCTTGTGGTGGACATGGACGATCCGCACAGCATTGGGCGATGGAAATTGTCCAGTGTGATTACCCGCGCTAGATCGTCAGCTGGTCCTCCGTAGTAAGTTCCCCAGAGCCGGTTTCCATCCGTATCGAAGCGCGCCAGGAATAGGTCATTTCCTCCGCCACGCGAACTTTGGTATGAACCGGGTGTGGAAATGTTGTTGTCCGATTCCGTGTAGCCCTGCATGTAGATCGATCCATCTTGGCTCACAATACACGGCCTGCCGATGTCATGCGCCGATCCCCCATAGTAGGTGCCCCATAGCCGGTTGCCATCAAGGTCGAATTTGGCAAGGAAGCCATCGTTGATGCCGCCTCCGAATGAAGGCTGATGGGAGCCTGGCGTGGCAATGCTATCGGAGGAACCAGTCCAACCGGAAACGAAGACATGACCGGAAGGATGGTATGATACACCATGCATGTGGTCTGTTTCGTCACCTCCATAGTATGTACACCAAATGAGTTGTCCTAACGGAGTGAACTTGGCAAGGAAAGCATCCTGCACACTGTTCAGTGTTGTCTGGTGTGCACCAACGGTTGCCATTGCGGAATCGGAGCGTGTGTAGCCACTCACGTACACATTTCCATCCGGGTCGGTCTCGCAGTTGAAGCCGCTGTCATCCGCAGATCCGCCGAGGTAAGTGGCCCAGAGCAGCGCTCCGTTCTGATCGAACTTGGCGATGAGCACATCGTCTTGCCCACCCAATACTGTTTGATGCGTTCCGGGTGTGGCGATGTTATTCGGGGAATTGGTCTGGCCTGCGAAATAGATCGCACCAGAGGCATCCATGGCACCATACCAAGCCTCCTCCATCCCGATTCCGCCGAAGAAGGTTGCCCAAAGACGGTTCCCTTCGGCATCGAATTTCACCAGGAAGGTATCCGTGTCCCCACCACCGAAGAGTTCCTGGTGGACACCGGTGGTGGCGATGTTGGCGATGTCCTCCATCCAACCGTTCTGATAGATATTACCCTGGGCATCGGTGAGTACGTTCCGAGCTTGCACATTGCCGGCCCCACCGAAATACGTCGCCCAATCCAGCACCGGCGGGTCGATGAGCAAGGGTGCGGCGGGGTCGGCGCCCTGCACGGAAATGCTCACCACATCGTCCTCAATGAGCCAACTGGCTTCAACAGGCCTGCCATGCTGGAGCACTTGCAGTGGACCTTCAGTGATGGTGCCCGCCGGGCTGCGCAAGTGCAGGTATCGGCCATCGCTATCCACCGTCGCCCCGCGCACACGAAAGCGGATGTTGCCGACTGACGAGGCTCGCAATAGGTGCCAGTCAATCTCCATGGCGCCCTCGCTGCCATGTACAAGAAGATCCACATCGGGCCAGAGCTCGTGCAGCGTCACCGCACCATGGCGCGGCACGTCCAATGCAGGACTGCCTCCGGTCTTAATGTTGTAATAGTTGTTGCGGTCCGAAGCGGTACTCGCGGTTGTGATGCGTGCGGGCATACTGGCATCCAGCCAGTCCACATCGATGCGGGTGATCAGGTGATCGTTCACCACCAGGTCCTCATTGGGGTCCGGTCCGTGGCCTTCGAAGAGCACACGGCTGCCAGTCTTCTCGAAGAACTGGTAGCTGATGCCGTCCTCGCGTAGGTGCATCACCTTACCCTTTGCGGTGCTGGTGAAGAGGACATCGGGTCTGGGGTAGTTGTGCTGGTCGCGCACCTGGCCACGGTTCTCCTCCAGTGTGATGCCTTGGGACTTGGAGAAGTTAGTGGGCTGGCCGGAATATGCTTGCAAGCCTATGCTGGCGGTGAAAGCCAAGGTTGAGGTTAGGAGGAGGTTGCGCATGGTTCCAAGGGAGTTGGGGAAGATTGAATGTAGGCCATTTCTGCGAGGGGCGATCGGGTGTCCGACTCGATTGAGAACATGTTCGAAGCGGTGAACCTGAGGTGCAGGGGCGTCTGGGCTTATCGAAGGTGTTCGAAGCTATGGGTGCTCCGGCGCAGTGTGATGGGCATCTGCGCTCCTAGATGGAAGTGGCACATCGGAACGTGAACTGGTCTATTGCCGAAGTGGAGAATCCATGGAACAGGGGCCTCCACGCCGAAATTGTCTGCTTCAAACGCGGACGGTTTGGTCACCATTGATCACTCCTTCACTACCCGGCTGGTGAAGCGCCTTCCTTCGGCATCGATCATCTGGAGCAGGTAGATGCCTTTGGGGTGGTCGATCATGAACTCGATCGGTGCCTCGTTCCCACCTCCGGTCAAGCGGTGCTCCTCGATCAGTCTTCCGGTCATGTCCATGAGCAGGAGTTGTTTGGGGCGGATGTCAGGGGGAAGCTGAAGGAGAACGTTTCCGGTGGTGGGGTTCGGGAATACCCGAAGTGGGTCAGCGGTATGTTCCTCCTCGATCCCCACGTTCGTCGTCACGTTCACTTTGAAGGTGGTCCAGGATACGTCGTTGGCGGAACGGTCGTCGGTGCTGTAGCTGGAGCCATTCCGCGAGATCTTCACCCCGATGTAGTAGCTGCCTGGTGGCACGCCGACCGTATTGAGCGTGTAGCTGTTCACGGAGCGCGATATCGCGGCCATGTTGCCCAGGCTGTGCATGGCCACAAGGTGGTCGCTTGAACCGAGACTGCGGTCTGTGGATAGGTAGAACCGCAAGCGCACGTTGTTCTGCTGTGTGGTGGAATTGTTCTCGGCAGTGATTCGATGAATCGTGATCTGACCACCGGAAGAAACCATGGTGGGGCTGGCATAGCTGTTCTGCAGCCCGGATCCGCTCAGTGCTCGATAGGTTTCCGCACCAAGGTCCGTAACCACATTCACCGTGGCCTGATCCGCATACTTGTTCCTGATCACTTGGGCATCCTTGGCGTGGAGTTCGCGGGCATTCTCCCATACCGCTCCACCGTAGTATCCGTGCATCACAGAAGGCTGTCCGTAGTCGTACGACTCCGGATAGTTGGCCCCGACCTGATAGCCCCATGCATGCCCGGTCTCGTGCATGATGATGCTGCGATAATCGACGATGTTGGACTGAGCTGCGGTATTCCAATCAGTGGTCCAGGAATAGGCAGGATTGAAGGCAATATCGGCCTCTTTGATCCGGCTGCACGCCGTTCCGTTCACTGAATAGGTGATGCAAACGCCAAGGGCGGATGCCCCCCAAGTATATCCGTAGGCTTGATCGAGGGTACTGCTGCTTTGCCAACCCAGGATCTCGTTCTTGCCATTGTTCGCCCCCCATGTGCCGTTGGACGACCCCGGCGTGTTTGTGAAGATGTTGATGTGCTTATCGTAGATGTCCCGGGCATAAAGATCAAGGACGGCCCAGTTCGCAAAGCCAGGGACATCATCGTTCTTCTTTATCGAGATGTACACGTCCTGGTACTTGCAAGCCCCCAAGGCTTTGGGGTCACCGGCTGCCTCCTTGCCCTCCTGATGGTCCCCAGATCTTTCAAAAGTCAAGGCGGGCATGGGCTCTGTGTTGTTTGTCCAGTCGAGCAATGAAGGCCGGTCGAAGTGATGCTCCTGGATAGTCCGGGTCAACTCGCCGAGCGGCATGAATTCGCCTTCGTACAGGTGCATGTCGTCGCTTAGGTCGCTGTCGAGGCCATCGTCCTCGCCATGGCTGCATGTACCGTGTTCATGTGTGCCGGGGTCTATCAGGCAGCGGGACATGATCAGGGTGTTCCCGTCGATGCCGAGCACGGCATGACCACCGGTGTTGACCGCATAGGTCGTACCTCCATCGGGGGTGGTCCTGATGATGAACTGTCCCTGGCTGGCTCCCACGATGGGCGTCATGTAGCGGGTGCCATCGTTGAGCAGGAAGAGCAGGTAGCGCTCGCCCGCAGTGAACGTGGGCATGCCGCAGAAATGCAGGTTGATGCCGTCGGCGGAACCACCGAGATAGTGCAGCTCCAATTGCCCGTTCCGTGGAGCGGTGCCGGGCACATTCTCGCGGATGGTCTCCACGGCATCGAACCAAGCCACCGTCCCCACGATACCAGGGCGAGCGGGGTCGGCCTGCGCGCGGACATCCGTGCAGGTGGCGGTGACGATCACGTGTGCATTAGAGACCAGCCCGTGCAGGTCCATGTGCATTTCCATGGCCATCGAGGTGCCGATGGTAGTGGCTGAAAGAATGGCTTTAGTCAGGTAGCGTTTCATGTCAGTGGTTGTTGGTTGGGTCCAAGCTTCATTCCTCGGATTGCACGAGCGTTATCATGCGCGTTAGGGTCCACATTCAACAAGCAATGCTGACGTTGATGCCGAATTACCTGAATGGTTATCGGTGCGATGAAACTATCCGGTGCATCGTTAGCCCAGTGTGTTGTCTGACCACCGGCGATCACTCGGAGCGAATCGTCTATTTCGTGGTGCCAACGGAGCCCAACACGCCGATCAGTGATGCCCATGCGCTTCGGCTGACTGGTGCCGCCTGTCCGTTCAGGAGAACACGGTCTCGCCCCTTCAAACCCTTGGCATGGTGCAGCGCAACAATGCAACTCCGGTGCGTACGCATGAAGACCCGGTCAGCAATTCGCTGACCGCACGCCAGTCGAACTTCCAGATCGCTAAGGCTGTGCATGAGCACGGCATTGCTGCCGTTGGTGTAATGCAGTCGGCTGTACTTATCCTCAGCATCGATACGCAGGATGCTGTCCAGTTCAATGAAGACCGGCCCGTAGGCGCTCTTCAGGATCAGTGGGAAGCGGGGTTCCAATGTCGTTTGGTGTTGGTAGGTTCAAGAGCATGGACAGTATTCCGGTAGCGTTATCATGCCGCCTTCAATGCCACCACCGCCTCCAGCCCGACTTCTTGCAGCTCCACCCGGTTGGCCCTGAGCAGTTCGCTGTAGTGGCCTTCCAGCAGACAGCCAGGACGCATGGCCTCACCCCGCTCGTAGCGCTCAAGTCCATCGGCGATGCGGAAGCCCATGCGCTTCCAGAAGGGGGCGTGCGGCTGGTCGCAGGTGAACAGGCAGTGGTCGATGCCGTAGCGGTGGGCAGCGGCGATGATGCCGAGCACGAATTGCCGGGTGGTGGCCAGTCCGCGCAAGTGGGGCGCCAGGCAAAGGCGGCTCACCTCGCGAAAGGGACGTCCATTGC
Coding sequences within it:
- a CDS encoding T9SS type A sorting domain-containing protein, coding for MKRYLTKAILSATTIGTSMAMEMHMDLHGLVSNAHVIVTATCTDVRAQADPARPGIVGTVAWFDAVETIRENVPGTAPRNGQLELHYLGGSADGINLHFCGMPTFTAGERYLLFLLNDGTRYMTPIVGASQGQFIIRTTPDGGTTYAVNTGGHAVLGIDGNTLIMSRCLIDPGTHEHGTCSHGEDDGLDSDLSDDMHLYEGEFMPLGELTRTIQEHHFDRPSLLDWTNNTEPMPALTFERSGDHQEGKEAAGDPKALGACKYQDVYISIKKNDDVPGFANWAVLDLYARDIYDKHINIFTNTPGSSNGTWGANNGKNEILGWQSSSTLDQAYGYTWGASALGVCITYSVNGTACSRIKEADIAFNPAYSWTTDWNTAAQSNIVDYRSIIMHETGHAWGYQVGANYPESYDYGQPSVMHGYYGGAVWENARELHAKDAQVIRNKYADQATVNVVTDLGAETYRALSGSGLQNSYASPTMVSSGGQITIHRITAENNSTTQQNNVRLRFYLSTDRSLGSSDHLVAMHSLGNMAAISRSVNSYTLNTVGVPPGSYYIGVKISRNGSSYSTDDRSANDVSWTTFKVNVTTNVGIEEEHTADPLRVFPNPTTGNVLLQLPPDIRPKQLLLMDMTGRLIEEHRLTGGGNEAPIEFMIDHPKGIYLLQMIDAEGRRFTSRVVKE
- a CDS encoding LytTR family transcriptional regulator, which codes for MEPRFPLILKSAYGPVFIELDSILRIDAEDKYSRLHYTNGSNAVLMHSLSDLEVRLACGQRIADRVFMRTHRSCIVALHHAKGLKGRDRVLLNGQAAPVSRSAWASLIGVLGSVGTTK
- a CDS encoding GNAT family N-acetyltransferase → MPTFRPISSRADRQTYHRFRYDIYADSVQSRFLNDRSGTDIDEFDGSALHLGWYEGDDLVGCVRLLEPILGRHPLHLFKFGINEETANRLRTKLDEATRNGRPFREVSRLCLAPHLRGLATTRQFVLGIIAAAHRYGIDHCLFTCDQPHAPFWKRMGFRIADGLERYERGEAMRPGCLLEGHYSELLRANRVELQEVGLEAVVALKAA